One genomic window of Streptomyces sp. NBC_00237 includes the following:
- a CDS encoding UvrD-helicase domain-containing protein — protein sequence MTARLSLYQKAENELYKMDSSVKTKFYDFCHQFRNDPDHPSLDLKPLKGDGRIFRAKIDRSYRALLARAGTGADGVRQWLIVAVRHRKDVYEELTVAINRITGEIEFVDLGVVGQSVLQRAGVRLTPAPEEQAAVASTEPVAAQPIEPVVPQSTERVVVEPAARLLVGHSAEDLRRLGVAEALIDLALNVTSEDELDQLIAGAPRLTAEILTGLGSGMPLDEVEQEITRPAAAELEPGFEDDMAAALARTAVTTVDDDIRNVLAEGDFRAWKVYLHPTQRKIVERNYNGPARVSGGPGTGKTIVALHRVARLAAALPAGHGKPILLTTYTKNLTADLRSRLTSLMGPEPLARVDIKHIDQLAQSVLNENVAPGSQRSVIGDDPALNVLREVLFEHDEQRWDAEFLFDEWQQVVLGQSIATRQDYFKARRAGMGRALSRPERAVIWKLLDQFTLRLNSMSRETWAQAAERAARYEYERARKIQARAERKQDIGGGDLTHLDDNSSAMRYLRHRYQHIVVDEAQDLSPAHWKMLRAMAAPGPDDLFIAGDTHQRIYDRQVTLSTVGINIRGRASKLTLSYRTTQEILDQAAKVVGDAPYDDLDDGTDTLDGYHSLLRGPAPELVPCADWNEEITRLAEALKEWRAEIASPAENGTVRDPSGTMAVCVADSDMAGRVATDLEIKHGITTATLTKEGPQGGGEVHIGTMHRFKGLEYQKLAIVGASDGILPRSSITEKYATSDPRRYERELKKSRNQLFVASTRARDALRISWHGNPSPFLPV from the coding sequence ATGACCGCGCGCCTGAGCCTGTACCAGAAGGCCGAGAACGAGCTCTACAAGATGGACTCGTCGGTCAAGACGAAGTTCTACGACTTCTGTCACCAGTTCCGCAACGACCCCGACCATCCGAGCCTCGACCTCAAACCCCTCAAGGGTGACGGGCGCATCTTCCGCGCGAAGATCGACCGCTCGTACCGGGCGCTCCTTGCCCGTGCCGGGACCGGTGCCGACGGGGTGCGGCAGTGGCTGATCGTCGCCGTCCGGCATCGTAAGGACGTCTACGAAGAACTCACCGTCGCCATCAACCGGATCACTGGCGAGATCGAGTTCGTCGACCTCGGAGTCGTCGGCCAGAGCGTGCTGCAGCGCGCGGGCGTCCGGCTCACCCCTGCGCCCGAGGAACAGGCTGCAGTGGCGTCGACCGAGCCGGTGGCTGCACAGCCCATCGAGCCTGTGGTTCCGCAGTCCACCGAGCGTGTCGTTGTTGAGCCCGCCGCACGACTGCTGGTCGGACACTCCGCCGAGGACCTGCGTCGGTTGGGCGTCGCGGAGGCTCTGATCGATCTCGCCCTGAATGTGACCAGCGAGGACGAACTCGACCAGCTGATCGCCGGTGCACCCCGGCTGACGGCGGAGATCCTCACCGGCCTAGGCTCCGGCATGCCGCTCGACGAGGTCGAGCAGGAAATTACCCGTCCCGCAGCTGCCGAACTCGAACCCGGCTTCGAGGACGACATGGCGGCCGCCCTGGCCCGTACCGCGGTCACTACTGTCGACGACGACATCCGCAACGTCCTCGCCGAAGGCGACTTCCGTGCCTGGAAGGTCTACCTCCACCCCACCCAGCGCAAGATCGTCGAGCGGAACTACAACGGTCCCGCCCGCGTCAGCGGCGGTCCCGGCACCGGCAAGACCATCGTCGCCCTGCACCGCGTCGCCCGCCTGGCGGCAGCCCTACCGGCCGGCCACGGCAAGCCGATCCTGCTGACCACCTACACCAAAAACCTCACCGCCGACCTGCGCTCCCGGCTCACCTCCCTCATGGGCCCCGAACCCCTTGCTCGCGTCGACATCAAGCACATCGACCAGCTTGCCCAGAGCGTCCTCAACGAGAACGTCGCCCCTGGATCACAGCGCAGCGTCATCGGCGACGACCCCGCCCTGAACGTCCTGCGCGAAGTCCTTTTCGAGCACGATGAGCAGCGCTGGGACGCGGAGTTCCTCTTCGACGAGTGGCAGCAGGTCGTCCTCGGCCAGTCCATTGCCACCCGACAGGACTACTTCAAGGCGCGACGCGCAGGCATGGGGCGGGCCCTGAGCCGACCCGAACGGGCAGTCATCTGGAAGCTCCTCGACCAGTTCACCCTGCGTCTCAACAGCATGAGTCGCGAAACGTGGGCTCAAGCCGCTGAACGTGCCGCCCGCTACGAGTACGAGCGGGCCCGGAAGATCCAAGCCAGGGCCGAGCGCAAGCAGGACATCGGCGGCGGTGACCTGACCCACCTCGACGACAACAGCTCAGCCATGCGCTACCTGCGCCACCGGTACCAGCACATCGTCGTCGACGAGGCCCAGGACCTGAGCCCCGCGCACTGGAAGATGCTGCGGGCAATGGCCGCCCCTGGCCCCGACGACCTGTTCATCGCCGGTGACACCCACCAACGCATCTATGACCGCCAAGTCACCCTCTCCACCGTCGGCATCAACATCCGCGGCCGTGCCTCGAAACTGACCCTCAGCTACCGCACCACCCAGGAGATCCTCGACCAGGCGGCCAAAGTCGTTGGCGACGCCCCGTACGACGATCTCGACGACGGAACCGACACCCTGGACGGCTACCACTCCCTGCTTCGCGGCCCTGCCCCTGAACTTGTCCCCTGCGCGGACTGGAACGAGGAGATCACCCGGCTTGCCGAGGCCTTGAAGGAATGGCGCGCCGAGATCGCAAGCCCCGCCGAGAACGGAACCGTACGCGACCCCAGCGGCACTATGGCCGTGTGTGTCGCCGACAGCGACATGGCCGGACGCGTCGCTACAGATTTGGAGATCAAGCACGGCATCACGACGGCGACCCTCACCAAGGAGGGGCCGCAGGGCGGCGGCGAGGTCCACATCGGCACGATGCATCGCTTCAAGGGCCTGGAGTATCAGAAGCTCGCCATCGTCGGCGCGAGCGACGGCATCCTCCCGCGGAGCTCCATCACCGAGAAGTACGCCACCAGCGACCCCAGGCGCTACGAGCGGGAGCTCAAGAAGAGCCGCAATCAGCTCTTTGTCGCCAGTACCCGGGCACGAGACGCGTTGCGCATCTCCTGGCACGGCAACCCGAGCCCGTTCTTGCCTGTGTAG